Sequence from the Thermocaproicibacter melissae genome:
CATCCACAGCACATCGAGGACGGTAACGGTGGAAATAACCGGCTTCAGCAGAGGAAGCACAATTTGAAAAAATGTCCGTATACGACCGCAGCCATCGATGGAAGCAGCTTCTTCCAGTGCAACTGGAATTCCTTTAATGAATCCGTGGAACGTGAAAATCGCAAGCGGGCAACCGAAGCCACAGTACATGAACAGCAGAGATTCCCTTGAGTCGAAAAAGCCGATTGTACCGTAGATGGTGACCAGAGGAATCATGACTACTTGGAACGGAATTGCCATAGAAGCCGTCATGATGAAAAAGAGCACTTTGTTGATTTTCCACGAAAAACGAGCAAAAAGATATGCCGTCATAGCAGAAAAAACAAGAACAAGCAGCACACCGAAGGCCGTAATAATCAGCGAGTTTACAAAACCTGTCGCAAAATTCATTTCCTCGATGGCCTTGGAGTAATTATCAAAGTTAAATTGCGTCGGCAGAGAAAAAGGATTTTCGATAAATTCCTGCGTGGACTTAAATGTATTCAGAATCGTGATGAGAAACGGCGAAAGGAAGATAATAAGTAAAAGCGATAACGTTCGGATGAGATTCGTGATAAGTCTTGAACAAATCGCTAAACTGTGTGTTTACCTCTGCGGAGGTATTGAAAAAGGTAAGGGAAACATTGCCTCCATTGCCATT
This genomic interval carries:
- a CDS encoding carbohydrate ABC transporter permease, which gives rise to MNFATGFVNSLIITAFGVLLVLVFSAMTAYLFARFSWKINKVLFFIMTASMAIPFQVVMIPLVTIYGTIGFFDSRESLLFMYCGFGCPLAIFTFHGFIKGIPVALEEAASIDGCGRIRTFFQIVLPLLKPVISTVTVLDVLWMWNDYLLPSLVLQSPELRTLPLSTFNFFSSYSVDFTPLMAGLIMTMLVLMLYLFLQKYIIKGIVAGAVK